The Solibacillus sp. FSL W7-1464 genome contains a region encoding:
- a CDS encoding ABC transporter ATP-binding protein produces MTTIIQTTNLSKSYGRTQVLKNLDLTIKQGEFTAIMGPSGSGKTTLMNTLSTIDSFDGGDIWIEGKSLLDMKKKALRDFRQKRMGFIFQDYNLLDTLTVKENILLPLSLQKTPVAEMEKRLEKIVEALNIEAILTQYPSEISGGQKQRTAAARAIITNPAIVFADEPTGALDSRSATQLLEQIQLLNQTFQTTVLMITHDPYAASYCQRVIFLRDGKFVNEMFKGEQSEKEFFDRILTIQSAIGSDKR; encoded by the coding sequence GTGACTACAATTATACAAACAACGAACTTATCGAAATCTTACGGAAGAACACAAGTCTTAAAAAACTTAGATTTGACGATTAAGCAAGGAGAGTTCACTGCGATTATGGGACCATCCGGCTCGGGGAAAACGACATTGATGAATACTTTGTCGACGATTGATTCCTTCGACGGCGGTGACATTTGGATCGAGGGGAAATCCCTGTTGGATATGAAAAAGAAAGCTTTACGGGATTTTCGCCAAAAGCGAATGGGATTTATATTTCAGGATTATAACTTGCTGGATACGTTAACGGTGAAAGAAAATATTCTATTGCCTCTTTCGTTACAAAAAACACCTGTTGCTGAAATGGAGAAACGATTGGAGAAAATCGTGGAAGCATTGAATATCGAAGCGATCTTAACCCAATATCCTTCTGAAATTTCCGGAGGGCAAAAGCAGCGGACGGCAGCTGCGCGGGCGATCATTACAAATCCTGCCATCGTGTTTGCCGATGAGCCGACGGGTGCGCTCGATTCAAGGTCTGCCACACAGCTCCTTGAACAAATTCAATTGCTCAATCAAACCTTCCAGACAACGGTTTTGATGATTACTCATGATCCCTATGCAGCGAGCTACTGCCAGCGTGTTATTTTTCTGCGGGATGGAAAATTCGTGAACGAAATGTTTAAAGGAGAACAATCGGAAAAAGAGTTTTTTGATAGAATTCTCACGATCCAGAGTGCGATAGGGAGTGACAAACGATGA